One Corynebacterium appendicis CIP 107643 DNA window includes the following coding sequences:
- the mraY gene encoding phospho-N-acetylmuramoyl-pentapeptide-transferase — MTQIIMSGAISFLVAIFTTPLLIRYFTSAGKGQEIREDGPASHIRKRGTPTMGGIAILLGILVAYVAVGIWGTATGHGGFTASGLLVLGLTMCLGLLGFADDGIKLFFSRNLGLNKTAKLVGQLAVSLIFGFLLLQFPQDRTGLTPGSTKLSFIRDIETFDIAVGGAVLGTIFFLIFVYFLIAAWSNAVNLTDGLDGLAAGSTALVMFGYTLITFWQFRNSCAQAPGAGCYDVRDPLDLAVLCSAGLGACIGFLWWNAAPAKIFMGDTGSLALGGLVAGVSIASRTEVLMVVIGALFVIEAASVVIQVAVFKTSGKRVFRMAPFHHHFENGGWAETAVVVRFWLICAIAVVLGLAVFYTEWLSATGVNLA; from the coding sequence ATGACCCAGATCATCATGTCGGGGGCCATCAGCTTCCTCGTCGCCATCTTCACCACACCGCTTCTGATCCGGTACTTCACCAGTGCCGGCAAAGGCCAGGAAATCCGCGAAGACGGACCGGCCTCCCACATCCGCAAGCGCGGCACGCCGACGATGGGCGGCATCGCCATCCTGCTTGGCATTCTCGTCGCCTATGTGGCCGTAGGAATCTGGGGCACAGCCACCGGCCACGGCGGATTCACTGCCTCGGGTTTGCTCGTGCTCGGGCTGACCATGTGCTTGGGTCTGCTCGGCTTCGCCGACGACGGCATCAAGCTTTTCTTCAGCCGCAATCTCGGTCTGAACAAGACGGCCAAGCTGGTCGGCCAGCTGGCTGTCTCACTAATCTTCGGCTTCCTGCTCCTGCAGTTTCCGCAGGACCGTACGGGGCTGACCCCGGGCTCGACGAAGCTGAGCTTCATCCGCGACATCGAGACCTTCGACATCGCCGTCGGCGGCGCCGTGTTGGGCACCATCTTCTTCCTGATCTTCGTCTACTTCCTCATCGCGGCGTGGTCGAATGCGGTGAACCTCACCGACGGCCTCGACGGTCTCGCGGCCGGGTCCACGGCGCTGGTGATGTTCGGCTATACCCTGATCACCTTCTGGCAGTTCCGGAACTCTTGCGCCCAGGCTCCGGGCGCCGGTTGCTACGACGTGCGCGATCCGCTCGACCTGGCTGTGCTGTGCTCCGCCGGTCTGGGCGCCTGCATCGGTTTCCTGTGGTGGAATGCCGCTCCGGCAAAGATCTTCATGGGCGACACCGGCTCGCTGGCGCTTGGCGGCCTTGTCGCCGGTGTGTCCATCGCCAGCCGCACCGAGGTGCTCATGGTCGTCATCGGCGCCCTCTTCGTCATTGAGGCTGCCTCCGTCGTCATCCAGGTGGCGGTGTTCAAGACCTCCGGCAAGCGCGTGTTCCGCATGGCGCCGTTCCACCACCACTTTGAAAACGGCGGCTGGGCGGAGACTGCCGTGGTCGTCCGTTTCTGGCTCATCTGCGCCATCGCCGTTGTCCTCGGCCTGGCGGTGTTCTACACCGAATGGCTCTCAGCCACCGGGGTGAACCTGGCATGA
- a CDS encoding UDP-N-acetylmuramoyl-tripeptide--D-alanyl-D-alanine ligase, with amino-acid sequence MIPMTLEDIARVTGGTLSETADPNATVTSYVEFDSRKITAGGLFVALPGSNVDGHDFAESAIARGAVGALVAREVGVPAVILPSVDAIEGDNSDLAAGDPDGSARAVVAGMTKLAAHVARTLVDKHGLRITGVTGSAGKTSTKDLIANVLGRGGETVAPPGSFNNEIGLPYTVLRCTENTDFLVAEMSARNIGHIAQLASIAPPHIGVVLNVGSAHLGEFGSRENIAQAKGELVEALPADGVAILNADDELVAGMTPRTQGRVVCFSADNVATPQGDAPDYYATDIQLDDVARAAFTMHSPAGDPQRVSLKVFGAHQVSNALAAAAVGIEAGLDAATVADALSNAHSVSVNRMDVNTRADGLTVINDAYNANPDSMRAGIAALGFTAAARPGVRSIAVLGEMGELGSDSVEAHRALGDELARYRVTHLVVVGQSEETRVLAERASERGIETHSARGVDEAAGVVGEIVRTAPPGEENWRSRDDRDVVLVKASNAVGLWRVAETLLADGPNAAPTTPAPPLTQTNQEDTR; translated from the coding sequence ATGATTCCGATGACGCTGGAAGACATCGCGCGGGTCACGGGCGGCACGCTGAGCGAGACCGCCGACCCGAATGCGACGGTGACCAGTTACGTCGAGTTCGACTCGCGCAAGATCACCGCCGGAGGCCTCTTCGTCGCCCTGCCGGGCAGCAATGTCGACGGCCACGATTTCGCCGAATCCGCGATCGCGCGTGGCGCGGTCGGTGCGCTCGTCGCCCGGGAAGTCGGGGTTCCCGCCGTCATTTTGCCGTCCGTCGACGCCATCGAGGGCGATAATTCGGACCTCGCCGCGGGGGATCCCGATGGTTCAGCCCGCGCCGTCGTCGCCGGGATGACGAAATTGGCGGCGCATGTGGCGCGCACGCTCGTCGATAAGCACGGCTTGCGCATCACGGGCGTGACCGGGTCCGCGGGCAAGACGTCCACGAAGGACCTCATCGCGAATGTGCTCGGCCGCGGCGGGGAGACGGTCGCCCCGCCGGGATCGTTCAACAACGAGATCGGCCTGCCGTACACGGTGCTGCGCTGCACGGAGAACACAGACTTCTTGGTCGCGGAGATGTCCGCCCGCAATATCGGGCACATCGCCCAGCTGGCCAGCATTGCTCCGCCGCACATCGGCGTGGTGCTCAATGTCGGCAGTGCGCACCTCGGCGAATTCGGTTCGCGCGAGAATATCGCCCAGGCGAAAGGAGAGCTCGTCGAAGCTCTGCCGGCCGACGGCGTGGCCATCCTCAACGCCGACGACGAGCTCGTCGCGGGCATGACGCCGCGCACGCAGGGGCGCGTCGTGTGCTTCTCCGCTGACAACGTCGCCACACCTCAAGGGGATGCGCCTGACTATTACGCCACGGACATTCAGCTTGACGACGTCGCGCGTGCCGCCTTCACCATGCATTCCCCCGCAGGGGACCCGCAGCGGGTGAGCCTGAAGGTCTTCGGCGCCCACCAGGTCTCCAATGCTCTCGCGGCAGCCGCTGTCGGCATCGAAGCCGGGCTGGATGCGGCGACGGTGGCCGATGCGCTGTCGAATGCGCACAGTGTGTCGGTGAACCGGATGGACGTGAACACCCGAGCCGACGGCCTGACCGTGATCAACGACGCGTACAACGCGAACCCGGACTCCATGCGCGCCGGTATTGCGGCGCTCGGCTTCACCGCCGCCGCTCGCCCGGGTGTGCGGTCCATCGCGGTGCTGGGAGAAATGGGCGAACTCGGCTCTGATTCGGTCGAGGCGCACCGCGCACTCGGCGATGAGCTTGCGCGCTACCGTGTCACGCACCTCGTCGTGGTGGGACAGAGCGAGGAGACCCGTGTCCTGGCTGAGCGCGCCTCAGAACGCGGCATCGAAACGCACAGCGCCCGCGGCGTCGACGAGGCGGCCGGCGTCGTCGGCGAGATTGTGCGCACCGCCCCGCCAGGGGAGGAGAACTGGCGCAGCCGCGACGACCGCGATGTGGTGCTGGTCAAAGCATCCAACGCCGTCGGCTTGTGGCGGGTGGCTGAAACGCTGCTCGCCGACGGGCCGAATGCCGCGCCGACAACCCCCGCCCCGCCGCTCACGCAGACCAATCAGGAAGACACGAGGTAG
- a CDS encoding UDP-N-acetylmuramoyl-L-alanyl-D-glutamate--2,6-diaminopimelate ligase, translating to MNDTDKTLAAAVAFDTVAEVASARVENAPEQTLTVTGISLDSNAVEAGSVFAALPGTRAHGASYAASSKAAAILTDHAGWDILAKAGETRPVLVVDDVRAILGLVSAEIYGRPSEKLTVIGVTGTSGKTTTTYMLESGLTAAGCAVGLIGTTGTRIKGEDVPTSLTTPEAPKLQELFALMVDRGVTHVVMEVSSHALVLGRVTGTRFAVAGFTNLSQDHLDFHPTMEEYFDAKALLFEEGSPVATETSVICVDDEWGRKMAERASGGNRPVVTVGTRGQQDVDCAATLNSTTDSGAQDITVTLHGTAVETRLPLPGAFNVANAALATALADAAGIDVETFLKGVSGAAVPGRMERIDAGQEFVAVVDYAHKPAAIAAALDSLREQVDGRVGIVVGAGGDRDQSKRAIMGAESARRADLVIVTDDNPRTEDPAAIRAAVRAGAEEAAESGSVEIRESDSRADAIKQLVAWAQPGDAVIVVGKGHEVGQIVGDVTHHFDDREEVRKALADNGFDTAPAGTTSKEDQA from the coding sequence ATGAACGACACGGACAAGACTCTTGCGGCCGCCGTCGCCTTCGACACGGTGGCAGAGGTCGCCAGCGCACGCGTCGAGAACGCACCGGAGCAGACGCTGACCGTCACCGGCATCAGCCTCGACTCCAACGCCGTTGAGGCGGGTTCAGTCTTCGCAGCGCTCCCGGGAACCCGGGCGCACGGCGCCAGTTACGCCGCCTCTTCGAAGGCGGCCGCGATTCTCACGGACCACGCAGGCTGGGACATTCTCGCTAAGGCGGGGGAGACCCGCCCGGTGCTCGTCGTCGACGATGTCCGCGCGATCCTGGGGCTCGTGTCCGCCGAGATCTACGGCCGCCCGTCGGAAAAGCTGACCGTCATTGGCGTCACCGGCACGTCTGGCAAGACCACGACGACGTACATGCTCGAATCCGGACTGACCGCGGCTGGCTGCGCTGTCGGCTTGATCGGCACGACCGGCACCCGCATCAAGGGCGAGGACGTGCCCACGTCGCTAACCACCCCGGAAGCGCCGAAACTGCAAGAGCTCTTCGCGCTCATGGTGGACCGCGGTGTCACGCACGTGGTCATGGAGGTCTCTTCCCACGCGCTGGTTCTCGGGCGCGTCACCGGAACGCGCTTCGCCGTTGCCGGCTTCACCAACCTTTCGCAGGATCACCTGGACTTCCACCCGACGATGGAGGAGTATTTCGACGCCAAGGCGCTGCTCTTTGAGGAAGGATCGCCGGTGGCGACGGAGACGAGCGTCATCTGCGTCGATGATGAGTGGGGCCGGAAAATGGCGGAGCGTGCATCCGGCGGCAACCGCCCCGTGGTCACCGTGGGCACCCGTGGCCAGCAGGATGTTGACTGCGCGGCGACGCTGAACAGCACCACGGACAGCGGCGCCCAGGACATCACCGTCACGCTTCACGGCACCGCGGTCGAGACTCGCCTGCCGCTGCCGGGCGCATTCAACGTCGCCAACGCGGCGCTGGCCACTGCGCTTGCCGACGCGGCGGGCATCGACGTGGAGACCTTCCTCAAGGGCGTTAGCGGAGCTGCCGTGCCCGGCCGCATGGAGCGAATCGACGCGGGACAGGAATTCGTCGCCGTGGTCGACTACGCCCACAAGCCCGCAGCGATCGCCGCGGCTCTCGATTCTCTGCGCGAGCAGGTTGACGGCCGCGTCGGCATCGTCGTCGGCGCCGGCGGCGACCGCGACCAGTCGAAGCGCGCCATCATGGGCGCAGAGTCTGCGCGCCGCGCCGACCTGGTGATCGTCACCGACGACAACCCCCGCACGGAGGACCCGGCCGCCATCCGCGCGGCAGTCCGCGCGGGAGCGGAGGAAGCAGCAGAGAGCGGAAGCGTGGAGATCCGCGAGTCCGATTCGCGCGCAGACGCGATCAAACAACTCGTCGCGTGGGCACAGCCTGGCGACGCGGTTATCGTCGTGGGTAAAGGCCACGAAGTCGGCCAGATCGTCGGCGATGTCACCCACCACTTCGACGACAGGGAAGAAGTGCGTAAGGCGTTGGCCGACAATGGCTTCGACACGGCACCAGCAGGAACGACAAGTAAGGAGGACCAGGCATGA
- a CDS encoding peptidoglycan D,D-transpeptidase FtsI family protein: protein MDPRKRQVRDVPAQKVITASRMRILTAFFLVVALILVGRLAWVQLKWGPQLQTVAAEQRERDFEDPARRGAIVDREGNFLAYTMKARSLTVSPVTLRRELGEIARNEMYENGASRAEAEAQQDARVEDILRQMANEIPTMIDDDQVQDPEGEDSDNKDDRDRDDKKSSGEKDKLPTPRVNSKDILAKLHADSDYEVLVRNVDPDVAAKVAEKFHGVAADRQDIREYPNGAIGENIVGRVSMDGQGQFGLEASSDSILTGIDGRSTEDVSANGQAIPGTLRDVVPVVDGAQVELTVDLDLQAYVQQLLEQSKSNAKAKEAEAVVLDAKTGEVLAMANTNTIDPNGDLERQIDSGRNFENPSISHPYEPGSVAKIITAAAALEEGLTTPNEVHQVPGSIEMSGVTVADAWQHDVAPYTTAGIFGKSSNVGTLMLAQKVGEERFDDYLQRFGIGQSTGIELPNESSGLVPAREQWSGGTFANLPIGQGMSVTTLQLASVYQAMANEGERIEPRVVKSVTQPTGEEIPQDDPRRTRVVSEKTAKTVVDMFRAAFQDDPNGVNSGTAQGNSIPGYQLSGKTGTAQKVNPDTGAYSNSDYWITFAGVAPADDPRFVVAVMLDDPERGPLEGGGGGQSSAPIFTEIANWLINRENISQSPDPGEPMVLQAQ from the coding sequence ATGGACCCGCGGAAGCGGCAGGTGCGGGACGTGCCCGCACAAAAAGTCATTACTGCCAGTCGCATGCGAATTCTCACCGCCTTCTTCCTCGTGGTGGCACTCATTCTTGTCGGGCGTCTTGCCTGGGTGCAGTTGAAGTGGGGTCCGCAACTGCAGACTGTCGCGGCGGAGCAGCGCGAGCGCGATTTTGAGGACCCGGCACGTCGCGGGGCGATCGTGGACCGCGAAGGAAACTTCCTGGCTTACACGATGAAGGCCCGTTCCTTGACCGTCTCCCCGGTGACACTGCGCCGCGAGCTCGGCGAGATCGCCCGCAACGAGATGTACGAAAACGGCGCCAGCCGCGCAGAAGCGGAAGCGCAGCAGGACGCGCGCGTCGAGGACATCCTGCGCCAGATGGCCAATGAGATTCCCACCATGATCGACGACGATCAGGTGCAGGATCCCGAGGGCGAGGACTCGGATAACAAGGATGACAGGGACCGGGACGATAAGAAGTCCTCGGGCGAGAAAGACAAATTGCCCACCCCGCGAGTGAATTCCAAGGACATCCTGGCAAAGCTTCACGCCGACAGCGACTACGAGGTCCTCGTGCGCAACGTCGACCCGGATGTCGCGGCGAAGGTCGCCGAGAAGTTCCACGGGGTCGCTGCGGACCGCCAAGACATCCGCGAATACCCGAACGGTGCGATCGGCGAGAATATCGTCGGGCGTGTGTCTATGGACGGCCAGGGCCAGTTCGGCCTCGAGGCCTCCAGCGACTCCATTCTCACCGGCATCGACGGTCGCTCCACCGAGGACGTCTCCGCGAACGGCCAGGCGATCCCCGGCACCTTGCGCGATGTCGTCCCTGTCGTGGACGGTGCGCAGGTTGAACTCACCGTCGACCTGGACCTGCAGGCGTATGTCCAGCAGCTGCTGGAGCAGTCCAAGTCGAACGCGAAGGCGAAGGAAGCGGAGGCGGTCGTGCTCGACGCCAAGACCGGCGAAGTGCTGGCCATGGCGAACACCAACACGATCGACCCGAACGGCGACTTGGAGCGCCAGATCGATTCGGGCCGCAATTTCGAGAACCCGTCGATCTCCCACCCGTACGAGCCTGGCTCCGTGGCCAAGATCATCACGGCGGCGGCAGCGCTCGAGGAGGGCCTGACCACACCAAACGAGGTGCACCAGGTGCCGGGGTCTATCGAGATGTCTGGGGTGACCGTCGCAGACGCGTGGCAGCACGATGTCGCGCCGTACACCACAGCCGGCATCTTCGGTAAGTCCTCCAACGTGGGCACTTTGATGCTCGCCCAGAAGGTGGGTGAGGAGCGTTTCGACGACTACTTGCAGCGCTTCGGCATCGGCCAGTCCACAGGCATCGAGCTGCCGAACGAGTCCTCGGGTCTCGTTCCGGCGCGCGAGCAGTGGTCCGGCGGCACCTTCGCCAACCTGCCGATCGGACAGGGCATGTCCGTGACGACGCTGCAGTTGGCGAGCGTGTACCAGGCGATGGCGAACGAGGGCGAACGCATCGAGCCGCGCGTGGTCAAGTCGGTCACCCAGCCCACCGGCGAGGAGATCCCGCAGGACGACCCGCGACGTACGCGCGTGGTCAGCGAGAAGACCGCGAAGACTGTCGTGGACATGTTCCGCGCAGCATTCCAGGACGACCCAAACGGCGTGAACAGCGGCACCGCCCAGGGCAATTCCATCCCGGGCTACCAACTGTCCGGTAAGACCGGCACAGCCCAGAAGGTGAACCCGGATACCGGCGCGTACTCGAACTCGGATTACTGGATCACGTTCGCGGGCGTCGCACCGGCGGATGATCCCCGTTTTGTCGTGGCCGTCATGCTGGACGACCCGGAGCGCGGGCCGCTCGAGGGCGGCGGAGGCGGACAGTCCTCGGCGCCGATCTTCACTGAGATCGCCAACTGGCTGATTAACCGCGAGAATATTTCCCAGAGCCCGGACCCGGGCGAGCCGATGGTCCTGCAGGCCCAGTAG
- the rsmH gene encoding 16S rRNA (cytosine(1402)-N(4))-methyltransferase RsmH, with translation MDFGIDANHGHVPVMRDRMGDLLRPAVEKFGTDAVIVDGTLGAGGHTEYFLSEFPEVTVIGIDRDAAALEQASKRLEKFADRFVPVRGRFDCLGEEVENNANPAFDRVRTTGLAGAFFDLGVSSMQLDQEERGFAYRVDAPLDMRMDPSAGLTAADVLNTYSHGDLARVLKTYGDERFAGKIASAVLAEREKQPFDRSGRLVALLYNVIPAATRRTGGHPAKRTFQALRVEVNRELEALENVIPMVADALGEGGRAVFMSYQSHEDKLVKRAFAEMTESKTPPGLPAELPGMAPKFRLVTRGAEQAPNEEVELNRRAASVRVRAVEKLDSDPPGGAR, from the coding sequence ATGGACTTCGGTATCGACGCCAACCACGGCCACGTCCCCGTCATGCGCGACCGTATGGGCGATCTGCTCCGCCCGGCGGTGGAGAAATTCGGCACCGATGCTGTGATCGTCGACGGCACGCTGGGTGCCGGCGGGCACACCGAATATTTCCTGTCTGAATTTCCTGAGGTCACGGTGATCGGCATCGACCGTGACGCTGCCGCCTTGGAACAGGCATCAAAGCGCCTCGAAAAGTTCGCCGACAGATTCGTGCCGGTCCGAGGCCGGTTCGACTGCCTCGGCGAGGAAGTGGAAAACAACGCGAACCCGGCATTCGATCGCGTCCGCACCACGGGATTGGCGGGCGCTTTCTTTGACCTCGGGGTCTCGTCGATGCAGCTCGACCAGGAGGAGCGCGGTTTCGCGTACCGCGTTGACGCGCCACTGGATATGCGTATGGATCCGAGCGCCGGGCTCACGGCAGCGGATGTCTTGAACACCTACAGCCACGGGGACCTCGCGCGTGTGCTGAAGACCTACGGCGACGAGCGCTTCGCGGGAAAGATTGCCTCTGCGGTGCTCGCTGAGCGTGAGAAACAGCCGTTCGACCGCTCCGGCCGTTTGGTTGCGTTGCTCTACAACGTGATTCCGGCAGCCACCCGGCGCACGGGAGGTCACCCGGCCAAGCGCACATTCCAGGCGCTTCGTGTGGAAGTCAACCGCGAACTCGAAGCACTGGAGAACGTCATTCCGATGGTCGCCGACGCGCTCGGTGAAGGCGGCCGCGCAGTGTTCATGAGCTACCAGTCCCACGAGGACAAGCTGGTCAAGCGAGCGTTCGCGGAGATGACGGAATCGAAGACTCCGCCCGGACTCCCCGCGGAGCTGCCGGGCATGGCACCGAAATTTCGTCTAGTCACTCGCGGAGCCGAACAGGCCCCGAATGAAGAGGTCGAGCTGAACCGACGGGCCGCCTCAGTGCGGGTTCGTGCGGTGGAGAAGCTAGACAGCGATCCGCCCGGGGGCGCGCGATGA
- the mraZ gene encoding division/cell wall cluster transcriptional repressor MraZ: MFLGTYTPKLDDKGRLTLPAKFREGLADGLMVTKGQDHSLAVYPREEFAARARKAAAVSRTNPKARAFIRNLAASADEQTLDGSGRITLSPAHRDYANLSKECVVIGSVDFLEIWDAESWQKYQENTEAAFSAADEDDILSGLL; encoded by the coding sequence ATGTTTCTTGGCACCTACACCCCGAAGCTGGACGACAAAGGGCGCCTGACACTGCCCGCCAAATTCCGCGAGGGACTGGCGGACGGACTGATGGTGACCAAGGGGCAAGACCACTCGTTGGCGGTCTATCCCCGCGAGGAGTTCGCGGCCCGCGCACGTAAGGCGGCGGCGGTCTCCCGCACGAACCCGAAGGCGCGTGCGTTCATCCGTAACTTGGCGGCAAGTGCGGATGAGCAGACGCTCGACGGTTCTGGTCGCATCACGTTGTCGCCGGCGCACCGGGACTACGCGAACCTGTCCAAGGAATGCGTGGTCATCGGTTCGGTGGATTTCTTGGAAATCTGGGACGCCGAGTCCTGGCAGAAATACCAAGAAAATACGGAGGCTGCCTTCTCGGCGGCCGATGAGGACGACATTCTCTCGGGCCTGCTCTAA
- a CDS encoding DUF3040 domain-containing protein gives MALSEQEQKLLREIEESLMADDPKFGSSVASAPERGSAGGGFRPTMRAVALIVLGLVLLISGVALAAESLWFIALSILGFVVMFIGGVWGLRAPSDIPPATRSKSAGPQPRREGRGSRMEENFRRRFEGQ, from the coding sequence GTGGCTTTATCTGAGCAGGAACAGAAGTTGCTCCGCGAAATCGAGGAGTCGCTGATGGCCGACGATCCGAAGTTCGGGTCGTCTGTGGCCTCCGCGCCCGAGCGCGGATCCGCGGGCGGTGGCTTCCGTCCGACGATGCGGGCTGTCGCCCTCATTGTGCTGGGTCTCGTGCTGCTGATCTCTGGGGTCGCTCTGGCGGCCGAAAGTCTTTGGTTCATCGCGCTCAGCATCCTTGGATTCGTGGTCATGTTCATCGGTGGCGTGTGGGGGCTGCGTGCCCCGTCTGACATCCCGCCGGCAACGCGTTCCAAGAGTGCTGGTCCGCAACCGCGCCGCGAAGGACGCGGTTCCCGCATGGAGGAGAACTTCCGCCGGCGTTTCGAAGGTCAGTAG
- a CDS encoding SAV_6107 family HEPN domain-containing protein → MSSVISATTGAVYGVVPVASRHDEFLESARALLADAHAQLAAGSYDLALESAYRAALRTAGAVIAQSTVVAKRKRLPTSAWEKLALTGSRGTYWANTFSGFSRLRGRVASGIELKPRVADVGRLVELAEEFFAEAAGEGSDMSAA, encoded by the coding sequence ATGTCTAGCGTTATTTCGGCAACGACTGGTGCGGTGTACGGAGTGGTGCCCGTCGCATCGCGGCATGACGAATTTCTCGAATCGGCTCGTGCGCTTCTTGCGGATGCGCACGCGCAGCTCGCCGCCGGTTCGTATGACTTGGCGTTGGAGAGCGCATATCGGGCGGCACTGCGCACAGCCGGGGCTGTAATCGCTCAGTCCACGGTGGTTGCAAAGCGTAAGCGTCTGCCCACTAGCGCCTGGGAGAAGCTGGCCCTGACGGGATCCCGCGGAACGTACTGGGCGAATACGTTCTCGGGCTTCTCGCGCCTGAGGGGACGGGTCGCCTCGGGGATCGAGCTGAAGCCTCGAGTGGCCGATGTGGGGCGTCTTGTTGAGCTGGCGGAAGAATTCTTTGCGGAGGCTGCTGGGGAGGGAAGTGATATGTCTGCGGCCTAG
- a CDS encoding GNAT family N-acetyltransferase codes for MDSVSVTIRELSPHEFSAMAPELVGLYITAMRYPISIHNQRVSVWRRDSTEEDFAAVAAFDEGKLAGIAYGFKGSERRWWDQQLRRGLVNSHAMTPKMIDIVENYFELAEIHVAPRLQGHGIGRVLIQRLLERAPQPYVLLSTPEVPKESNAAFGLYRSLGFGDVLRSFQYTGDPRPFAVLGRTLPLENTSPVE; via the coding sequence ATGGACAGCGTGTCCGTCACTATCCGCGAGCTGTCCCCGCACGAGTTCTCCGCCATGGCGCCCGAACTCGTGGGGCTCTACATCACGGCCATGCGCTACCCCATTTCCATCCACAATCAGCGGGTATCGGTCTGGCGACGCGATTCGACGGAGGAAGACTTCGCCGCCGTCGCTGCTTTCGACGAAGGGAAACTCGCCGGAATCGCGTACGGGTTCAAGGGATCTGAGCGGCGATGGTGGGATCAGCAGCTCCGCCGCGGGCTGGTGAATAGCCACGCCATGACCCCGAAAATGATCGACATCGTGGAAAATTACTTCGAGTTGGCGGAGATTCACGTCGCGCCCCGGCTCCAGGGCCACGGCATCGGCAGAGTTTTGATCCAGCGACTGCTGGAGCGGGCGCCGCAGCCTTATGTCTTGCTGTCCACCCCCGAGGTCCCCAAAGAGAGCAACGCCGCGTTCGGGCTGTACCGCTCACTCGGTTTCGGGGATGTGCTCCGCAGTTTCCAATACACCGGCGATCCACGGCCCTTCGCCGTGCTCGGCCGGACATTGCCGCTGGAAAATACGTCCCCGGTAGAGTGA
- a CDS encoding polyprenyl synthetase family protein, whose product MSERTPHLAVADIPAAVERELEVFFQENAAKINQIGAPVAEAVGHLRDFVLGGGKRIRPTYGWVGYAATAGKNCAESPNAVLRAVSALELIQACALIHDDIIDASDTRRGKPTVHRAISAEHANRSWHGDSDTYGENVAILIGDLALAWGDDMWRYSGVSDEALKRAAEPWRGMRAEVIGGQILDIALEASGSESVELADSVNRYKTAAYTVERPLHLGAALAGAGEETIAALRGYGRDIGIAFQLRDDLLGVFGDPAITGKPAGDDLREGKRTVLYALALRAADDSDPAAAKKLRTGIGTATDADDIAELARIIETTGAVDVTEDRITRLTESGLKHLESADFTADAVETLTALAIKSTARRK is encoded by the coding sequence TTGAGCGAGCGCACACCTCACCTTGCGGTAGCAGACATCCCGGCGGCGGTGGAACGGGAACTAGAAGTGTTCTTCCAGGAAAACGCCGCAAAGATCAACCAGATCGGCGCTCCAGTCGCTGAGGCAGTGGGCCATTTGCGCGACTTCGTTCTCGGCGGCGGAAAGCGTATCCGCCCCACATACGGCTGGGTCGGCTATGCCGCGACCGCAGGGAAGAATTGCGCCGAATCCCCCAATGCAGTGCTGCGAGCGGTGAGCGCGCTCGAATTGATCCAAGCGTGTGCGCTCATCCACGACGACATTATCGACGCTTCCGACACCCGGCGCGGTAAACCGACCGTCCACCGCGCGATCTCAGCCGAACATGCAAACCGCAGCTGGCACGGGGATTCCGACACGTACGGCGAAAACGTTGCGATTCTCATCGGCGACCTCGCGCTGGCGTGGGGCGACGATATGTGGCGTTACTCCGGGGTGAGCGACGAGGCGCTGAAGCGCGCGGCTGAACCGTGGCGCGGCATGCGCGCGGAAGTGATCGGCGGGCAGATTCTCGACATCGCGCTGGAAGCGTCCGGCAGTGAGAGTGTGGAGCTGGCCGATTCGGTGAACCGGTACAAAACTGCCGCGTACACCGTCGAGCGCCCGCTTCATCTAGGAGCGGCACTGGCAGGAGCAGGCGAAGAGACTATTGCGGCTCTCCGCGGATACGGACGCGACATCGGAATCGCATTCCAGCTTCGCGACGATCTCTTGGGAGTCTTCGGCGACCCGGCAATCACCGGCAAGCCAGCAGGCGACGATCTGCGCGAAGGCAAGAGGACTGTGCTCTATGCCTTGGCGCTGCGGGCAGCCGACGACTCCGACCCGGCTGCAGCAAAGAAGCTCCGCACCGGAATCGGAACTGCAACCGACGCTGACGATATCGCCGAGCTCGCCCGCATCATCGAGACGACCGGCGCAGTGGACGTGACGGAAGACCGGATCACCCGGCTCACCGAGTCCGGCCTCAAGCATCTTGAAAGCGCGGACTTTACCGCCGATGCCGTTGAAACACTCACCGCGTTGGCTATCAAGTCCACGGCACGGCGTAAATAG